In Raphanus sativus cultivar WK10039 chromosome 5, ASM80110v3, whole genome shotgun sequence, the following proteins share a genomic window:
- the LOC108859216 gene encoding uncharacterized protein LOC108859216 isoform X1: MATALLNTTRSSNSNLYNHLSILPSFSPRSHIRRQNIVFLVVTPRRLRRLAGVGRPPSPPSPDPPPPENTNQLEGIVGAVTEIQDRVKIFLAVLFWMSLFFWVTVVDGMGKGKGKKGSRFK; the protein is encoded by the exons ATGGCGACGGCTTTGCTCAACACGACCAGAAGCTCTAACTCTAACCTCTATAACCACCTCTCAATTCTCCCGTCCTTCTCCCCACGGTCTCACATCCGCCGTCAAAATATCGTCTTTCTAGTAGTGACTCCACGACGCTTACGCCGTCTCGCCGGCGTTGGTCGCCCTCCATCTCCTCCAAGTCCTGATCCGCCTCCGCCTGAGAACACCAATCAGCTCGAAG GTATTGTAGGAGCTGTGACAGAGATTCAAGACCGCGTAAAGATCTTCCTGGCAGTGTTGTTTTGGATGTCTCTATTCTTCTGGGTTACAGTGGTTGATGGGATGGGTAAAGGAAAAGGGAAGAAGGGTTCACGTTTCAAATAA
- the LOC108859215 gene encoding uncharacterized protein LOC108859215, translating to MSSMLGCSSGTVAIATAMVFSSTALFLAMARQFHGNQTSKNHDQTPPPILRSCLSSEETKKQRKKKRVRFAGNVKDTKGNGKEYRKRELSRRTVPEPVTKPGKTGSVCGISTMPANRMALYHGILRDRDHRTQCSY from the exons ATGTCTTCTATGTTGGGTTGTTCTAGTGGCACCGTAGCGATCGCTACAGCCATGGTTTTCTCGAGCACTGCTCTGTTTCTCGCGATGGCTCGTCAGTTCCA TGGCAATCAAACCTCGAAGAATCATGATCAGACTCCACCACCAATCCTTCGTTCTTGCCTATCTTCAG AGGAAacgaagaaacagaggaagaagaagagagttcGCTTCGCGGGGAACGTGAAAGATACGAAAGGGAACGGGAAAGAGTATAGGAAGAGGGAACTGAGCCGGAGAACCGTACCGGAGCCAGTGACTAAACCGGGCAAGACCGGTTCAGTATGTGGAATATCCACGATGCCAGCGAACCGGATGGCTCTGTACCATGGGATTCTCAGAGACCGAGATCACAGGACTCAATGTTCTTATTGA
- the LOC108859765 gene encoding glucan endo-1,3-beta-glucosidase 14-like has product MHFSKMKNSRMVHSSFFLSLLFVSSILSSQTAAAFIGTYGVNYGRIADNLPSPLAVVTLLKAAKIRNIRIYDADHSVLTAFRNTGIEIIVGLGNEFLKDISVGEDRAMNWVKENVEPFIRSGTKISGIAVGNEILGGTTIELWEVLLPAAKNVYYALRRLGLHTMVEVSSPHSEAVFANSYPPSSCTFRDDVAPFMKPLLAFFWQIGSPFYINAYPFLAYKSDPSHIDLNYAIFEHTDGIYDAKTKLHYDNMFDSMVDASYAALEKAGFPKVPVIVSETGWASKGDADEAGATVKNARIYNRNLIKRLKKRKGTPYRPNIVARAYVFALFNENLKPGPTSERNFGLFKPDGSIAYDIGFTGLKYSSATRCRLGTFLNAFVSAFVFILLLLHCL; this is encoded by the exons ATGCATTTCTCGAAAATGAAAAATTCTCGTATGGTTcactcttctttctttctctcgCTTCTCTTCGTCTCCTCTATCTTATCTTCACAAACGGCAGCAGCATTCATCGGAACATACGGTGTAAACTACGGTCGCATAGCGGACAATCTCCCGTCTCCTCTCGCAGTAGTAACTCTCCTTAAAGCAGCGAAGATCAGAAACATACGTATCTACGACGCTGATCACTCCGTACTCACGGCATTTCGCAACACAGGGATAGAGATCATCGTTGGCTTAGGCAACGAGTTTCTCAAGGACATTAGCGTTGGAGAAGACCGAGCCATGAACTGGGTTAAAGAAAACGTCGAGCCTTTCATCCGTAGCGGTACTAAGATTAGCGGTATAGCTGTGGGAAACGAGATTTTAGGTGGGACCACCATAGAGCTTTGGGAAGTTCTCTTACCAGCGGCCAAGAACGTTTACTACGCTCTTCGTCGTCTTGGACTTCACACTATGGTCGAG gtgTCGAGTCCACATTCGGAGGCTGTATTTGCGAACTCGTATCCACCGTCGTCTTGCACGTTCAGGGACGATGTGGCACCGTTTATGAAGCCGTTGTTAGCGTTTTTCTGGCAGATAGGGTCACCTTTCTACATTAATGCATACCCTTTTCTAGCTTATAAATCCGATCCAAGCCACATTGACCTCAACTACGCCATCTTCGAGCACACCGATGGCATCTACGACGCTAAAACTAAGCTTCATTACGATAACATGTTCGATTCCATGGTCGATGCTTCTTATGCTGCTCTTGAAAAAGCTGGCTTCCCAAAAGTGCCG GTCATCGTTTCGGAAACGGGATGGGCATCAAAAGGCGACGCAGATGAAGCCGGGGCCACGGTGAAAAACGCGAGAATATATAATCGGAATCTTATAAAACGGCTGAAGAAGAGAAAAGGCACACCGTACAGACCAAACATTGTGGCGAGAGCTTACGTGTTTGCTCTATTCAACGAGAATTTGAAACCGGGTCCCACTTCCGAGAGAAACTTCGGCCTATTTAAACCCGACGGTAGTATTGCCTACGATATTGGCTTTACCGGACTCAAGTACTCTTCTGCCACACGGTGTCGTCTTGGTACGTTCTTGAACGCTTTTGTTTCggcttttgtttttatattactTCTTCTTCACTGTTTGTGA
- the LOC108859216 gene encoding uncharacterized protein LOC108859216 isoform X2 — protein MATALLNTTRSSNSNLYNHLSILPSFSPRSHIRRQNIVFLVVTPRRLRRLAGVGRPPSPPSPDPPPPENTNQLEGAVTEIQDRVKIFLAVLFWMSLFFWVTVVDGMGKGKGKKGSRFK, from the exons ATGGCGACGGCTTTGCTCAACACGACCAGAAGCTCTAACTCTAACCTCTATAACCACCTCTCAATTCTCCCGTCCTTCTCCCCACGGTCTCACATCCGCCGTCAAAATATCGTCTTTCTAGTAGTGACTCCACGACGCTTACGCCGTCTCGCCGGCGTTGGTCGCCCTCCATCTCCTCCAAGTCCTGATCCGCCTCCGCCTGAGAACACCAATCAGCTCGAAG GAGCTGTGACAGAGATTCAAGACCGCGTAAAGATCTTCCTGGCAGTGTTGTTTTGGATGTCTCTATTCTTCTGGGTTACAGTGGTTGATGGGATGGGTAAAGGAAAAGGGAAGAAGGGTTCACGTTTCAAATAA